A region from the Arachis ipaensis cultivar K30076 chromosome B01, Araip1.1, whole genome shotgun sequence genome encodes:
- the LOC110271975 gene encoding uncharacterized protein LOC110271975 isoform X4 — protein MVSCVEDTNIPVESFEFIPTKGIISSVRDDIFLIDFIGVLCAKSDLILFEKKAQKSHYMKIELDDLSGSEKLSCTLWENYASEFGSLLNANKSTKYIIVLQFAKMKFFNGVMTITNTNFKTKILVNADLEVVKKFCQKLIGLGHKQTTNLKVIGCVVRPFPFEDFHVYTICINFSYQGYHQEIILCHLWYYR, from the exons ATGGTTTCTTGTGTGGAGGATACAAATATCCCTGTTGAGTCTTTTGAGTTTATACCCACCAAGGGTATTATATCTTCTGTCAGAGATGACATATTCCTTATTG ATTTCATTGGTGTCCTGTGTGCAAAGAGTGATTTGATTCTCTTTGAAAAAAAGGCCCAAAAATCGCACTACATGAAGATCGAACTCGATGATCTCAG TGGGAGTGAGAAGCTATCATGTACATTATGGGAGAATTATGCTTCTGAATTTGGCTCCCTTCTTAACGCTAACAAGTCTACTAAATATATAATAGTGCTCCAATTTGCAAAGATGAAGTTCTTCAATG GAGTTATGACTATCACCAACACAAACTTCAAAACAAAGATACTGGTGAATGCTGATCTTGAGGTGGTTAAGAAGTTCTGTCAAAA GCTCATTGGACTTGGCCACAAGCAGACAACCAACTTAAAGGTCATTGGGTGTGTAGTCAGGCCCTTTCCATTTGAAGATTTTCACGTTTACACGATATGCATCAATTTCTCATATCAAGGATACCATCAAG AAATCATCCTATGTCACCTGTGGTACTATCGTTGA
- the LOC110271975 gene encoding uncharacterized protein LOC110271975 isoform X1, which yields MVSCVEDTNIPVESFEFIPTKGIISSVRDDIFLIDFIGVLCAKSDLILFEKKAQKSHYMKIELDDLSGSEKLSCTLWENYASEFGSLLNANKSTKYIIVLQFAKMKFFNGVMTITNTNFKTKILVNADLEVVKKFCQKLIGLGHKQTTNLKVIGCVVRPFPFEDFHVYTICINFSYQGYHQGSVFKCVSLMIQIQQLLCCLKMLPLSSSVSLPLTSAAKRSLRWMPCIFFS from the exons ATGGTTTCTTGTGTGGAGGATACAAATATCCCTGTTGAGTCTTTTGAGTTTATACCCACCAAGGGTATTATATCTTCTGTCAGAGATGACATATTCCTTATTG ATTTCATTGGTGTCCTGTGTGCAAAGAGTGATTTGATTCTCTTTGAAAAAAAGGCCCAAAAATCGCACTACATGAAGATCGAACTCGATGATCTCAG TGGGAGTGAGAAGCTATCATGTACATTATGGGAGAATTATGCTTCTGAATTTGGCTCCCTTCTTAACGCTAACAAGTCTACTAAATATATAATAGTGCTCCAATTTGCAAAGATGAAGTTCTTCAATG GAGTTATGACTATCACCAACACAAACTTCAAAACAAAGATACTGGTGAATGCTGATCTTGAGGTGGTTAAGAAGTTCTGTCAAAA GCTCATTGGACTTGGCCACAAGCAGACAACCAACTTAAAGGTCATTGGGTGTGTAGTCAGGCCCTTTCCATTTGAAGATTTTCACGTTTACACGATATGCATCAATTTCTCATATCAAGGATACCATCAAG GTTCTGTATTCAAGTGCGTGTCCTTGATGATACAAATACAGCAACTTTTGTGCTGTTTGAAAATGTTGCCTCTAAGTTCCTCGGTTTCCCTGCCGCTGACCTCCGCTGCGAAGCGGTCACTAAGGTGGATGCCCTGCATCTTTTTTTCTTAG
- the LOC110271975 gene encoding uncharacterized protein LOC110271975 isoform X2 → MVSCVEDTNIPVESFEFIPTKGIISSVRDDIFLIDFIGVLCAKSDLILFEKKAQKSHYMKIELDDLSGSEKLSCTLWENYASEFGSLLNANKSTKYIIVLQFAKMKFFNGVMTITNTNFKTKILVNADLEVVKKFCQKLIGLGHKQTTNLKVIGCVVRPFPFEDFHVYTICINFSYQGYHQGSVFKCVSLMIQIQQLLCCLKMLPLSSSVSLPLTSAAKRSLSEWLWHG, encoded by the exons ATGGTTTCTTGTGTGGAGGATACAAATATCCCTGTTGAGTCTTTTGAGTTTATACCCACCAAGGGTATTATATCTTCTGTCAGAGATGACATATTCCTTATTG ATTTCATTGGTGTCCTGTGTGCAAAGAGTGATTTGATTCTCTTTGAAAAAAAGGCCCAAAAATCGCACTACATGAAGATCGAACTCGATGATCTCAG TGGGAGTGAGAAGCTATCATGTACATTATGGGAGAATTATGCTTCTGAATTTGGCTCCCTTCTTAACGCTAACAAGTCTACTAAATATATAATAGTGCTCCAATTTGCAAAGATGAAGTTCTTCAATG GAGTTATGACTATCACCAACACAAACTTCAAAACAAAGATACTGGTGAATGCTGATCTTGAGGTGGTTAAGAAGTTCTGTCAAAA GCTCATTGGACTTGGCCACAAGCAGACAACCAACTTAAAGGTCATTGGGTGTGTAGTCAGGCCCTTTCCATTTGAAGATTTTCACGTTTACACGATATGCATCAATTTCTCATATCAAGGATACCATCAAG GTTCTGTATTCAAGTGCGTGTCCTTGATGATACAAATACAGCAACTTTTGTGCTGTTTGAAAATGTTGCCTCTAAGTTCCTCGGTTTCCCTGCCGCTGACCTCCGCTGCGAAGCGGTCACTAAG TGAATGGTTATGGCATGGATGA
- the LOC107633160 gene encoding uncharacterized protein LOC107633160 isoform X2, protein MLDSHNSLAKVFRYAAERFAQDSTTPLRVRLIKKRDTNSRRYNLPSTSEVAAFIFGDFDQENLARDVIIETHSNLLKRIDVNHPQYLALQYLLLFPYEEDGFRNDILISEEISNQNIYKKETISMREFFSYRLQMRSHESQVILISRSLFQQFLVDSYTMVEAERLQYHRHHQNKFRSHQLQGLHECLIQGETQAAKTGKRVFLPSSFVGGPRYR, encoded by the exons ATGCTTGATTCCCATAATTCACTTGCTAAGGTGTTTCGGTATGCTGCTGAAAGATTTGCTCAGGATTCAACGACTCCACTTCGAGTTCGTCTTATTAAGAAGAGGGATACCAACAGTAGAAGATACAATCTACCATCAACATCTGAAGTTGCAGCCTTTATTTTCGGTGATTTCGATCAAGAAAACCTTGCAAGAGATGTTATTATCGAAACACATTCAAACCTGTTGAAACGAATTGATGTTAATCACCCTCAGTATCTAGCTCTTCAATACCTCTTGCTATTTCCATACGAAGAAGATGGTTTCAGGAACGACATTTTAATTTCTGAAGAAATATCtaatcaaaatatatataaaaaggaAACCATTAGCATGAGGGAATTTTTTTCTTATCGCCTTCAGATGAGATCTCATGAGTCGCAAGTTATTCTAATATCAAGAAGTTTGTTCCAGCAGTTTTTAGTGGATAGTTACACCATGGTAGAGGCTGAAAGATTGCAGTATCATAGGCACCACCAGAACAAGTTTCGCTCCCATCAATTGCAAGGGCTTCATGAGTGTCTTATTCAGGGTGAAACTCAAGCTGCTAAAACTGGCAAACGGGTTTTCTTGCCATCTTCATTTGTTGGTGGTCCTCGATACAG ATGA
- the LOC107633160 gene encoding uncharacterized protein LOC107633160 isoform X1: protein MSVLFRVKLKLLKLANGFSCHLHLLVVLDTVVYIVEFQKRGLPHYHILLFIQPNQNPQSSTHIDQHISAEIPDEHVQPKLHKLVQKFIVHGPCQVVNTSSPCMVNEKCSKFYPLAFRETTVIVNASFPKYKRPDNGRFIHDSAVFVDEIQNYYDCRYISACEAFWRLFGFEIQFKQPSIIRLPFHLPNEQHVLHQDHQLIENVIDNAAAKDSMFIGWMRANKEFDIAHNLTFVDMPTYFVWNKQGHIWKPRKQGHVIGRLTHIPQSHGKEYYLRLLLNYQKGCESFADI, encoded by the exons ATGAGTGTCTTATTCAGGGTGAAACTCAAGCTGCTAAAACTGGCAAACGGGTTTTCTTGCCATCTTCATTTGTTGGTGGTCCTCGATACAG TTGTCTATATAGTTGaatttcaaaagcgtggccttcCCCACTATCACATTTTGTTGTTTATTCAACCAAATCAAAATCCACAATCCTCCACCCATATTGATCAACATATCTCAGCTGAGATTCCTGACGAACACGTTCAACCGAAGCTCCACAAATTAGTTCAGAAGTTCATAGTTCATGGACCATGTCAAGTGGTTAATACTAGCAGCCCATGCATGGTGAACGAAAAGTGTTCCAAATTTTATCCACTCGCCTTCCGTGAGACAACAGTTATAGTCAATGCAAGCTTCCCGAAGTATAAACGCCCGGATAACGGCCGTTTCATCC ATGATTCGGCTGTCTTCGTGGATGAAATTCAAAATTACTATGATTGTCGTTATATCTCTGCGTGTGAGGCTTTTTGGAGGCTGTTCGGTTTCGAGATTCAATTCAAACAACCTAGCATCATTCGCCTGCCATTCCATCTGCCAAATGAACAGCATGTGCTACACCAAGATCATCAGCTAATTGAAAATGTCATAGACAATGCTGCTGCAAAAGATAGTATGTTTATTGGATGGATGAGAGCTAACAAGGAATTTGATATTGCCCATAACCTCACTTTCGTGGATATGCCAACATATTTTGTTTGGAATAAGCAGGGACATATATGGAAGCCTCGGAAACAGGGTCATGTCATCGGTCGTCTTACCCATATTCCTCAGTCCCATGGAAAGGAGTATTATCTTCGTCTGTTGTTGAATTACCAAAAGGGGTGTGAATCTTTTGCAGATATCTGA
- the LOC107633151 gene encoding uncharacterized protein LOC107633151 isoform X1 — protein sequence MLNKYCYEALDKCFKDILRFSNAFKPNAPFGGKVVFLEVLRLTENMRLRGCSQDIRDVELKKFADWILNLGDGLLGDSSDDILLHISSADYFKDKSILAPTLDVVTEVNNHVMSLLLGNERVYLSSDTLLNEDGHLESELYTMSTESLNALNCSGIPQHKLVLKIGVPVMLLRNIDQSNGLCNGTWMQVRRLGDHVIECVILAGRNVCKVVLIPRMNMIPNNETLLIRFIRRQFPIMLCFAMAINKSQGQTLSTVGVYLSRPVFTHDQLCVALFRVNSMSGLKILIIDSNGTASNHTLNIVYRKVFVNLFSPLQSLL from the exons ATGCTAAACAAATACTGCTACGAAGCACTCGACAAGTGCTTCAAGGATATTCTTCGTTTTAGCAATGCGTTTAAGCCTAATGCTCCTTTTGGTGGAAAAGTTGTGTTCTTGGAG GTGTTGAGGTTGACCGAAAACATGAGGTTGCGTGGCTGTTCACAGGATATCCGCGATGTTGAGTTAAAGAAGTTTGCTGACTGGATCCTTAACTTAGGTGACGGGTTATTGGGAGACAGTTCCGATG ATATCTTACTTCATATTTCCAGCGCCGACTACTTTAAGGACAAGAGTATATTAGCACCAACACTTGATGTGGTGACCGAAGTTAACAATCATGTCATGTCTTTGCTTCTTGGCAATGAACGGGTTTATTTGAGTTCTGATACACTGTTGAATGAAGACGGTCACTTAGAATCCGAATTGTACACAATGAGCACAGAGTCTTTGAATGCATTGAATTGTTCTGGTATTCCACAACACAAGTTAGTGCTTAAGATTGGTGTGCCAGTCATGCTTCTTCGCAATATTGACCAATCTAATGGATTGTGCAACGGCACATGGATGCAAGTTAGGCGACTTGGTGATCATGTTATTGAATGCGTCATCTTAGCAGGGCGAAACGTTTGTAAGGTTGTTTTAATTCCAAGGATGAACATGATCCCCAACAATGAAACCTTACTTATCAGGTTTATCCGAAGGCAGTTTCCAATTATGCTTTGTTTTGCAATGGCAATAAACAAGTCCCAAGGACAGACACTCTCAACTGTTGGTGTGTATCTTTCAAGGCCCGTTTTCACACATGATCAGCTTTGTGTTGCACTTTTCCGAGTCAACAGTATGTCTGGTCTCAAGATCTTGATTATTGATTCCAATGGAACCGCATCAAATCATACTCTTAATATTGTGTACAGGAAAGTCTTTGTCAATTTATTTTCTCCCCTTCAGTCATTACTGTGA
- the LOC107633151 gene encoding uncharacterized protein LOC107633151 isoform X2, translating to MLNKYCYEALDKCFKDILRFSNAFKPNAPFGGKVVFLEVLRLTENMRLRGCSQDIRDVELKKFADWILNLGDGLLGDSSDGESVIRIPEKLLFNFESPSLHDLVLFVYPDILLHISSADYFKDKSILAPTLDVVTEVNNHVMSLLLGNERVYLSSDTLLNEDGHLESELYTMSTESLNALNCSGIPQHKLVLKIGVPVMLLRNIDQSNGLCNGTWMQVRRLGDHVIECVILAGRNVCKVVLIPRMNMIPNNETLLIRFIRRQFPIMLCFAMAINKSQGQTLSTVGVYLSRPVFTHDQLCVALFRVNSMSGLKILIIDSNGTASNHTLNIVYRKVFVNLFSPLQSLL from the exons ATGCTAAACAAATACTGCTACGAAGCACTCGACAAGTGCTTCAAGGATATTCTTCGTTTTAGCAATGCGTTTAAGCCTAATGCTCCTTTTGGTGGAAAAGTTGTGTTCTTGGAG GTGTTGAGGTTGACCGAAAACATGAGGTTGCGTGGCTGTTCACAGGATATCCGCGATGTTGAGTTAAAGAAGTTTGCTGACTGGATCCTTAACTTAGGTGACGGGTTATTGGGAGACAGTTCCGATGGTGAGTCGGTGATTAGGATACCGGAGAAGTTGCTATTTAATTTTGAGTCCCCATCTCTTCACGACTTGGTGTTGTTTGTTTATCCAGATATCTTACTTCATATTTCCAGCGCCGACTACTTTAAGGACAAGAGTATATTAGCACCAACACTTGATGTGGTGACCGAAGTTAACAATCATGTCATGTCTTTGCTTCTTGGCAATGAACGGGTTTATTTGAGTTCTGATACACTGTTGAATGAAGACGGTCACTTAGAATCCGAATTGTACACAATGAGCACAGAGTCTTTGAATGCATTGAATTGTTCTGGTATTCCACAACACAAGTTAGTGCTTAAGATTGGTGTGCCAGTCATGCTTCTTCGCAATATTGACCAATCTAATGGATTGTGCAACGGCACATGGATGCAAGTTAGGCGACTTGGTGATCATGTTATTGAATGCGTCATCTTAGCAGGGCGAAACGTTTGTAAGGTTGTTTTAATTCCAAGGATGAACATGATCCCCAACAATGAAACCTTACTTATCAGGTTTATCCGAAGGCAGTTTCCAATTATGCTTTGTTTTGCAATGGCAATAAACAAGTCCCAAGGACAGACACTCTCAACTGTTGGTGTGTATCTTTCAAGGCCCGTTTTCACACATGATCAGCTTTGTGTTGCACTTTTCCGAGTCAACAGTATGTCTGGTCTCAAGATCTTGATTATTGATTCCAATGGAACCGCATCAAATCATACTCTTAATATTGTGTACAGGAAAGTCTTTGTCAATTTATTTTCTCCCCTTCAGTCATTACTGTGA